Proteins from one Cryptomeria japonica chromosome 4, Sugi_1.0, whole genome shotgun sequence genomic window:
- the LOC131061108 gene encoding extensin-2: protein MVEFQWGGGGGLCPRLIAVLLVGFIASISNAASANAEGPTLSEYEYKSPPPPPPSPSPPPPYYYKSPPPPSPSPPPPYYYKSSPPPSPSPPPPYYYKSPPPPSPSPPPPYYYKSPPLPSPSPPPPYYYKSPPPPSPSPPPYYYKSPPPPSPSPPPPYYYKSPPPPSPSPPPPYYYKSPPPPSPSPPPPYYYKSPPPPSQSPPPPYYYKSPPPPSPSPPPPYYYKSPPPPSPPPPSPSPPPPYYYKSPPPPSPSPPPPYYYKSPPPPSPSLPLPYYYKSPPPPSAYFPPPCYYKSPHHKHHHHKHHHHQKHHKSPLPPSPPPHLPYYYKSPPPPSPSSHPSYYYKSPPPPTYYYKSPPPPSPSPPPPYYYKSPPPPSPSPPPPYYYKSPPPPSPSPSPVYYYKSPPPPSPSPPPPYYYKSPPPPSPSPPPPYYYKSPPPPSPSPPPPYYYKSPPPSSSSPPPPYYYKSPPPPSPSPPPPYYYKSPPPPSPSPPPPYYYKSPPPPSPSPPPPYYYKSPPPPSPSPPPPYYYKSPPPPSPSPPPPPSPSPPPPYYYKSPPPPSPSPPPPYYYKSPPPPSPSPPPPYYYKSPPPPSPSPPPPYFYKSPPPPSPSPPPPYYYKSPPPPSPSSPPPYYYKSPPPPSPSPPPPYYYKSPPPPSPSPPPPYYYKSPPPPSPSPLSPYY, encoded by the coding sequence ATGGTGGAGTTCCAATGGGGAGGAGGCGGTGGCCTCTGCCCCAGGCTTATTGCAGTGCTGCTGGTGGGATTCATTGCCAGTATTAGCAATGCTGCTTCTGCAAATGCAGAGGGCCCTACTCTGAGTGAATATGAGTACAAATCCCCccctccaccaccaccatcaccatctcctcctcctccttattACTACAAGTCTCCACCCCCTccatcaccatctcctcctcccccTTACTATTACAAGTCTTCACCCCCTCCCTCACCGTCTCCTCCTCCCCCTTATTACTACAAATCCCCACCCCCAccatcaccatctcctcctccaccttaCTATTACAAGTCTCCGCCACTAccatcaccatctcctcctccaccttaTTACTACAAGTCTCCACCACCTccatcaccatctcctcctccttaCTACTACAAGTCCCCACCTCCTccctcaccatctcctcctcccccTTACTACTATAAGTCCCCACCTCCACCatcaccatctccacctcctccttaCTACTACAAGTCTCCACCCCCAccatcaccatctcctcctcctccttactACTATAAGTCTCCACCCCCTCCATCacaatctcctcctcctccttactACTATAAGTCTCCACCCCCTCCCtcaccatctccacctcctccttaTTACTACAAGTCTCCTCCACCACCATCGCCTCCACCACCCTCACCATCGCCTCCACCACCATACTACTACAAGTCTCCACCTCCACCATCACCTTCTCCTCCCCCTCCATATTATTACAAGtccccacctcctccatcaccttcaCTTCCCCTACCATATTATTACAAGTCCCCACCTCCACCATCAGCATACTTTCCTCCACCTTGCTACTACAAGTCTCCCCATCACAAACACCACCATCATAAGCACCACCACCATCAAAAACACCACAAGTCCCCActtccaccatcaccaccaccccATCTACCATATTACTATAAGTCTCCACCTCCACCATCACCATCCTCTCATCCATCATACTATTACAAATCCCCTCCTCCACCGACATACTATTACAAgtccccaccaccaccatcaccctctcctcctcccccaTACTACTAcaaatcacctcctcctccatccccttcACCTCCACCTCCCTATTACTATAAGTCACCCCCTcctccatcaccatcaccatctccAGTGTACTACTACAAGTCACCCCCTCCACCATCTCCCTCACCACCACCACCCTATTACTACAagtcacctcctcctccatctccctcaccTCCACCACCCTACTACTACAAGTCACCTCCCCCTCCatcaccatctccacctccaccataCTACTACAAATCTCCACCCccttcatcatcatctcctcctcctccttattACTACAAGTCTCCACCCCCTCCCTCACCATCACCTCCACCACCATACTACTACAAGTCCCCACCCCCACCAtcaccttctcctcctcctccatacTACTACAAGTCCCCACCTCCGCCATCACCATCCCCTCCCCCACCATACTACTACAAGTCCCCTCCTCCGCCATCACCTTCTCCTCCACCACCATACTATTACAAgtccccaccaccaccatcaccttctcctcctcctcctccatccccttcACCTCCACCTCCTTATTACTACAAGTCACCCCCTCCTCCATCACCATCCCCCCCTCCACCATACTACTACAAgtctcctcctccaccatctccttcACCTCCTCCACCTTACTACTACAAGTCACCCCCTCCTCCATCCCCTTCACCTCCACCTCCCTATTTCTACaagtctcctcctcctccatccccttcACCACCACCTCCTTACTACTACAAGTCTCCTCCCCCACCATCTCCTTCATCCCCACCTCCCTACTATTACAAGTCTCCTCCACCACCATCCCCTTCACCTCCACCTCCATACTACTACAAgtctccaccacctccatctccttccCCACCACCACCATATTACTACAAGtcgcctcctcctccatctccttctcCTCTTTCCCCATACTATTAA